A stretch of the Lactuca sativa cultivar Salinas chromosome 9, Lsat_Salinas_v11, whole genome shotgun sequence genome encodes the following:
- the LOC111909643 gene encoding protein GRAVITROPIC IN THE LIGHT 1: MDYSTKRSTSNKSKLVRTFAKVLHIRSTTLSDKFQKTKTSENINNNEKIKEEKLREKATMAAFISKLFATISSIKSAYAQLQYAQFPYDAEGIQSADQIVVADLKTLSELKQSFLKKHLDDSTPEMTLLFSEIEEQKNLVKTYEITCKKLDNQTKLKDSEIIFLKEKLEENRRENKSIEKRLNSSGTLSNLWNFDFLSLKPTNFVSVFKQTTKSIRNLVKFMIIGMESANWNLDSAATAIHPDVVYWDPTHICYAFESFVCREMYDGFNFPEFSKHGNHQCRRFFFDKFTELKSLKAREYVTSEPESKLAGFCRWKYLNLVHPKMEMSLFGNLSQRDLVNAGEFPETDFFDLFLECAKRVWVLHCLAFSFEHVASVFQVAKGCRFSEVFMDSVNEEAFLSAGSSPEVGFTVVPGFKLGKTVIQCEVYTI; this comes from the coding sequence ATGGATTATTCAACGAAGCGTTCCACCTCCAACAAAAGCAAACTCGTTCGTACTTTCGCAAAAGTTCTCCACATTCGATCTACAACACTCTCCGATAAATTCCAGAAAACAAAAACATCGGAAAATATCAATAATAATGAGAAGATTAAAGAAGAAAAGCTTCGTGAAAAAGCAACAATGGCAGCCTTCATCTCCAAACTTTTCGCCACAATTTCTTCCATCAAATCCGCTTACGCTCAATTACAATACGCCCAATTCCCTTACGACGCTGAAGGAATCCAATCAGCCGATCAAATCGTCGTCGCCGATTTGAAAACTTTATCCGAATTAAAACAATCCTTTTTAAAAAAACATCTTGACGATTCTACCCCTGAAATGACCCTACTCTTTTCAGAAATCGAAGAACAAAAGAACCTCGTGAAAACATACGAGATAACGTGTAAGAAATTGGATAATCAAACGAAGCTCAAGGACTCGGAAATcatttttctaaaagaaaaattagaagaAAACAGAAGAGAAAACAAATCGATTGAAAAAAGATTGAATTCAAGCGGAACTTTATCCAATTTATGGAATTTCGATTTTTTGTCATTGAAACCTACCAATTTTGTCTCGGTttttaaacaaacaacaaaatcGATTCGGAATTTGGTGAAGTTTATGATCATCGGAATGGAATCAGCAAACTGGAATTTGGATTCCGCTGCAACCGCGATCCATCCGGACGTCGTGTACTGGGACCCGACGCATATATGCTACGCGTTCGAGTCATTCGTGTGTAGAGAGATGTACGACGGATTCAACTTTCCGGAGTTTTCGAAACACGGGAATCACCAATGCCGACGTTTCTTCTTCGATAAGTTTACGGAATTGAAGAGTTTGAAAGCGAGGGAGTACGTGACATCGGAACCGGAATCGAAGTTGGCGGGATTCTGTCGGTGGAAGTATCTGAATCTGGTTCATCCGAAGATGGAAATGTCACTTTTTGGGAATTTGAGTCAACGGGATTTGGTCAACGCTGGAGAGTTCCCGGAAACGGatttttttgatttgtttttggAGTGTGCGAAAAGGGTTTGGGTTTTACATTGTCTGGCTTTCTCGTTTGAACACGTGGCAAGTGTATTCCAGGTGGCAAAAGGGTGTAGGTTTTCTGAAGTGTTTATGGATAGTGTAAATGAAGAGGCGTTTTTGTCGGCGGGAAGTTCGCCGGAGGTGGGGTTTACGGTGGTTCCTGGGTTTAAATTGGGTAAGACCGTCATTCAGTGTGAGGTGTATACGATTTGA